In Natator depressus isolate rNatDep1 chromosome 9, rNatDep2.hap1, whole genome shotgun sequence, a single genomic region encodes these proteins:
- the APOD gene encoding apolipoprotein D translates to MPGPRPVRPGHGPRLADEKSGMQYPEESQPLSQPRHQMSGSHLHPQVTMPGTLALLSVLFSLLHITEGQTFSWGPCPDPPVQENFDVTKYVGKWYEIEKLPASFEKGICIQANYSLKENGKIKVVNQELLSDGRINQIEGEAVQADDELAKLGVSFYWFMPSSPYWVLSTDYENYSMVYSCTTFIWLFHVEYAWILSRTPQLQPETVERLKNLLRSYKIDTEKMRPTDQINCPPEM, encoded by the exons ATGCCTGGCCCTCGGCCAGTACGCCCAGGCCATGGTCCCAG gCTGGCTGACGAGAAGTCAGGCATGCAGTATCCTGAGGAATCCCAGCCCTTGTCACAACCCAGACACCAGAT gtCTGGTTCCCATTTGCATCCACAAGTGACCATGCCAGGGACTTTGGCGCTGCTTTCAGTTCTGTTCAGTCTCCTCCACATCACCGAGGGACAAACGTTCAGCTGGGGGCCATGTCCGGATCCACCAGTCCAGGAGAACTTTGATGTTACCAAG tatgtTGGGAAATGGTATGAAATCGAAAAGCTGCCTGCAAGCTTTGAGAAGGGAATCTGCATCCAGGCCAATTACTCACTGAAGGAAAATGGGAAGATTAAAGTGGTAAATCAAGAGCTCCT CTCTGACGGCAGAATTAATCAAATCGAGGGGGAGGCTGTCCAGGCAGACGATGAGCTGGCCAAGCTGGGTGTCAGCTTTTACTGGT TCATGCCCTCTAGCCCTTACTGGGTACTCTCCACTGACTATGAAAACTACTCCATGGTGTATTCCTGCACTACTTTTATCTGGCTCTTCCACGTTGAATATGCCTGGATTCTGTCAAGAactccccagctgcagccagaAACTGTGGAACGCCTGAAGAACCTTCTCCGTTCCTACAAGATTGACACTGAGAAAATGAGGCCAACTGATCAAATTAATTGTCCTCCTGAGATGTAG